The region tgctctctagtgagtaGATAGGCGGCATtcctggtgatgtcactgctgctctctagtgaatggataggcggcattcctggtgatgtcaccgctgctctctagtgaatggataggcggcattcctggtgatgtcactgctgctctctagtgaatggataggcggcattcctggtgatgtcaccgctgctctcttgtATTATATGGGGGTCATTACTCTGTGGCGCTGCATTTAGTCAGTCCACGCTTATATTTTCCAGTAACCCTTTCCTCGCTGTGTTGCAGGCGACGTCTCCGGAGCATTATATAGAGAAGTTTAACCTTGCCCTGAGTCAGTATATGGGGGCTCTGCACAGCATCGTCCCACTCTTCATCTATATGGTAAGTCTACACAGCGTCGGGCCCCTCTTCATCATACAGTACAGATGCACGAAGAAGTAAGTGAACGCCTCAGTCTCCCACGGATTTTGGCTCTGATTACACGTACCGGAAAATGGCGCAGGTTGGCCGCAGCAGCAGAACCGCAGTGGAGACGGCCAGAATCCGTGTCATGGTTGCGGATCCTAAAGTGGTTTATAATCCGGATCTGCAGTGGATTTCTCCCTTTTAATTCGCACAGTGGAGACACGGACATGTTTTCTTCCGCGGAGTTTGTTGCGGACCGTGTGCTGCGGACAACCTGCGCCATTTTCTGGTACGTGTATTCGTACCTGTAAGGAGTTGGGCAGTTATCGGCTCCCGCCAcgatcacttttattttttttcatgatcTTCCAGAACAAGTTTTATATAGAAACCAAACTGAACAGAGACCTGAAGGACGACCTCATCCAGCTCTTCACCGACCACGTGGCCGAGAAGCACATATACAGCTTGATGCGTAAGTGTTCACCGGTCGTTACGAAACATTAGTCTTAAGCCTGGTCAGCGGAGAGGCTTTGTGGACATTAGACTTGCTCTGTGTCATTGGGGGTTATTAATGGAGATCGGCCCTGTGCCAGGTCATCGgggggcatatatctatattacactcaagttgggcactaacaaccaatgaggttgaatcagggaacccaaacaaccaatgaggttgaatcagacaagccaaTCACCCAATGAGAGTGtttgaattgtgaatcagaaccaatgaggttgctggaattgctccatagtgccgaacttgagtgtaatatagatatatgccatcGGGGGTGGTCATTGGTGGACATCAGTCCTGCCCCAGGTCGTCGGGGGTGCTCGTTGGTGGACATCAGTCCTGCCCCAGGTCGTCGGGGGTGCTCGTTGGTGGACATCAGTCCTGCCCCAGGTCGTCGTGGTCATAACTGGAGATGTGAATATTACGGAGGATTCCACCTAATTGTCTGTTCCTTTCTTTCAGCCCTGTTACTAGAGGCGCAGTCTACACCGTTCCAGATTACTCCCTCCACCATGGCAAGCATTGTGAAGGGGCTCTACACACTGAGGCCAGGTAACCGTAGGCTCACGATGTACACAGTTACCACTCTTGCCCGATCACACTTGGCTGTGAGGAGAGCCAGGCCCTTTTATGACTAGTGGCCAATGCTCTGCCTACTCCTTGCTTTACCAGGGTCAGGGTCCTCTTCTCTGTATTGGTCAGTGGTTCAGATTCCCCGCAGTGAGGGGAGCTCGGCTGCTGTGTTACCAAAGTCGGGGGTCCACCTCTTTGTAGTGGTCGGTGCTCTAGAGTTTTCTCCTGTTTTGGGCATGGCCAGTTGCAGTTAACATGTGCTCCcacagggcattattactatggaCCTCCTTTGCCTCTTTCAGAGTGGGTCCAGCTTGCTCCAGCACTTTTCTCCAAGTTCATCCCCAATATCTTACCGCCGGCTTTGGAATCGGAGCTGCAGGATTACGCCGCGCAGGACCAAAAGCTGCAGCAAGACCTCATGCAGAATGGATTTAACAGGTCAGTTTCTTCTGCCATGAAGGATCACTTGATATCATCAGGTCACTGCATGATGACAACATGCTATGGGGGTGTTATATCCATAATCATGGGTGGCAACTCTGTAGATACTCGCTGTCTTTGATGTTGTCGGCCTCACCTTCCAGTCTTGTCTTtgtcctctctctgtctctctcccctcagAGGTGACCAGTCCAGGAAAAGAGCGGGAGATGAGTTGGCCTACAGTAAGTATCAGATCCTTGCAGGTATATCTCTAGAATCACTTTCTTGGAGCCTGACTGCTGATACAGTGATACCTCGGGTTATGAGTGCCTcggcttgcgagttttttgactggcgagcaggctctctcctgaatttttgctctgatttaggaGCAAAAATTCAGggtacgagcctgcttgcaagtcaaaaaacccGCAAGCTAATGCTTaggaaggggaggggaggagtGTAGTCTCTACTCTCTACTCACCTGCTGCTGGTGTGTCGTCCTCCGGAtggtctgtggcgctgctgcaggctgttgctccctcctccatgccgacagagcattgctttctggattcgGGTCTTGAATgcctcgcctccagcaagctaatgctctgattggttaactcggcgtggcgtcagccaatgaaagctggcgctgcgttaaccaatcagagtattagcttgctggaggcggggcattcaagccctgaatccagaaagcaatgctctgtcggcgtggaggagggagcgacagcctgcagcagcaccacagaccATCGGGAGGATGACACGGcggtgacaggtgagtatagacttTCCCCTGAGCCTTTTTCTACAGGTAGTTTCCTattggaacgcattaatggcgtttcaatgcatttcaataggGAGAAGTGCTTTGACATGTGAGTTTTTTTGCCTTACGAGCTCCACCTTGGAtatcaaggcaccactgtattggGAATAAATGGGAGGGTGGGCGGCACGAGAATGGAGGGGGGCACGAGAAGAGGCTGAGGGACGGGGGAGAGGTGTAGGAGGGAACAGGAAGGATTTAAGGTAATGCAGGGAGTAGGAACCTCGCAGTTCTTCAATTAACACATTGAGAGGAGACTTATGTCAGAAGTGCAGCAACTCTTCATTGTTAAAAGtattaatcagtgggggtcccactgctgtgacccccacagATTGCTAGAACAAAGGGGGCTGCAGTTCTGTATCCCTTTGG is a window of Eleutherodactylus coqui strain aEleCoq1 chromosome 4, aEleCoq1.hap1, whole genome shotgun sequence DNA encoding:
- the CACUL1 gene encoding CDK2-associated and cullin domain-containing protein 1 — translated: MEEEDPNHNHWQLRPDCSPAPELCPRRGRDGGAKSSGSGGLPGISSSASKFLMNVITIDDYKNTYWPKLESAIDQLLTQSPGDYIPISYEQIYSCVYKCVCQQHSEQMYSDLMCKITCHLEKVSLELQATSPEHYIEKFNLALSQYMGALHSIVPLFIYMNKFYIETKLNRDLKDDLIQLFTDHVAEKHIYSLMPLLLEAQSTPFQITPSTMASIVKGLYTLRPEWVQLAPALFSKFIPNILPPALESELQDYAAQDQKLQQDLMQNGFNRGDQSRKRAGDELAYNGSCTSSPSYR